A region of Ramlibacter agri DNA encodes the following proteins:
- the glyQ gene encoding glycine--tRNA ligase subunit alpha produces MLTFQQLILKLQSYWDAQGCALLQPYDMEVGAGTSHTATFLRAIGPEPWKAAYVQPSRRPKDGRYGQNPNRMQHYYQYQVVLKPAPANILELYLGSLEAVGFDLKKNDIRFVEDDWENPTLGAWGLGWEVWLNGMEVTQFTYFQQVGGIECKPITGEITYGLERLAMYLQGVDNVYDLKWTEGLTYGDVYHQNEVEQSTYNFEHADVDFLFTAFTAYEKQAKNLMEQQLALPAYEQVLKAAHTFNLLDARGAISVTERAAYIGRIRNLARTVAQSYYDSRERLGFPMAPREWVAEMQKKAA; encoded by the coding sequence ATGCTCACATTCCAGCAACTCATCCTGAAGCTGCAGTCGTACTGGGACGCCCAGGGCTGCGCGCTGCTGCAGCCGTACGACATGGAAGTCGGCGCGGGCACCTCGCACACCGCCACCTTCCTGCGCGCCATCGGCCCCGAGCCCTGGAAGGCCGCCTACGTGCAGCCCAGCCGCCGGCCCAAGGACGGCCGCTATGGCCAGAACCCGAACCGCATGCAGCACTACTACCAGTACCAGGTGGTGCTCAAGCCGGCGCCGGCCAACATCCTGGAGCTGTACCTCGGTTCGCTGGAAGCCGTCGGCTTCGACCTGAAGAAGAACGACATCCGCTTCGTCGAGGACGACTGGGAGAACCCGACGCTCGGCGCCTGGGGCCTGGGCTGGGAGGTCTGGCTCAATGGCATGGAAGTCACGCAGTTCACCTACTTCCAGCAGGTGGGCGGCATCGAGTGCAAGCCGATCACCGGCGAGATCACCTACGGCCTGGAGCGCCTGGCCATGTACCTGCAGGGCGTGGACAATGTCTACGACCTGAAGTGGACCGAAGGCTTGACCTATGGCGACGTCTACCACCAGAACGAGGTGGAGCAGTCGACCTACAACTTCGAGCACGCCGACGTCGACTTCCTGTTCACGGCCTTCACCGCGTACGAGAAGCAGGCGAAGAACCTGATGGAGCAGCAGCTGGCGCTGCCCGCCTACGAGCAGGTGCTGAAGGCGGCGCACACCTTCAACCTGCTGGACGCACGCGGCGCGATCAGCGTGACCGAACGCGCGGCCTACATCGGCCGCATCCGCAACCTCGCGCGCACCGTCGCGCAAAGCTACTACGACAGCCGCGAGCGCCTGGGCTTCCCCATGGCGCCGCGCGAGTGGGTGGCCGAAATGCAGAAGAAGGCGGCCTGA
- a CDS encoding adenylate/guanylate cyclase domain-containing protein, translated as MSFSWVDATDFARHTKVIAVADVVESVRLMELDEQEFIQRWHGFVEFVKQHLPGESGRLHKSLGDGLMIEFGDPAGCVRATLAMQSWFNEGNQGLAAERHVHLRIGAHIAEFVSDEHDIYGTDVNLTARIATLAGPGEIVISAALRERLQDHPAVLLEDLGICHLKHVRQPVRAYRVGRAGRAPVLPAASAAGRLLTRATVAVLPFAGAPDGEGLGEAIADEAVAGLTRVPELQVVSRLTTAAFPLERASFLLRGHVRRAGEAVAVFAELGDIANSHIVWAHSFKGRTADLFSDDTALLRGLVAGVASGVMAREAERAQGQPFPSLSSPTLLFAGLAAMHCLASADLERSRAMLEELVERNPRQPAAHAWLSHWHLLQLRLGLAEDAQEHTAMARSHATAALQADGYAPLALCMDGQVKLRLLRDPDGAATRYAQVLRARADDSLGLLLQAELHAFRDEGAAAHRTAQRALALCMLAPLRYWYEQVAGLAALVAGDLPQALLLSESAVARQPEFAAAHVQLVAAQAAAGQHAGAKASLQRLLRVRPDFTLARMQADCPACDTVLRRVSEYLAQVGAPPG; from the coding sequence ATGTCCTTCTCCTGGGTCGATGCCACGGATTTCGCACGCCACACCAAGGTCATCGCCGTGGCCGACGTGGTGGAGTCGGTGCGGCTGATGGAACTCGACGAACAGGAGTTCATCCAGCGCTGGCACGGCTTCGTCGAGTTCGTGAAGCAGCACCTGCCTGGCGAGTCCGGGCGCTTGCACAAGAGCCTGGGCGACGGCTTGATGATCGAGTTCGGCGACCCCGCCGGCTGCGTGCGCGCGACGCTCGCGATGCAGTCCTGGTTCAACGAAGGCAACCAGGGCCTGGCTGCGGAGCGCCACGTGCACCTGCGCATCGGGGCGCACATCGCCGAATTCGTTTCCGACGAACACGACATCTACGGCACCGACGTCAATCTCACGGCCCGCATCGCGACGCTGGCCGGCCCGGGCGAGATTGTGATCTCGGCTGCCTTGCGCGAACGGCTACAGGACCACCCCGCCGTCCTGCTGGAAGACCTGGGAATCTGCCACCTGAAGCACGTGCGGCAGCCGGTGCGCGCCTATCGTGTTGGCCGCGCCGGCCGTGCGCCGGTGCTGCCGGCCGCCTCCGCGGCGGGACGCCTGCTCACCCGCGCCACCGTGGCCGTGCTGCCCTTCGCAGGCGCGCCGGACGGCGAAGGCCTGGGCGAGGCAATCGCGGACGAAGCGGTGGCCGGGCTCACGCGCGTGCCGGAACTGCAGGTGGTGTCCCGGCTGACCACCGCGGCGTTCCCGCTGGAGCGGGCGAGCTTCCTGTTGCGCGGCCATGTGCGACGTGCCGGCGAAGCGGTGGCGGTGTTCGCGGAACTCGGCGACATCGCGAACTCACACATCGTGTGGGCGCACAGCTTCAAGGGCCGCACGGCGGACCTGTTCTCGGACGACACGGCGCTGCTGCGCGGCCTCGTGGCGGGCGTCGCTTCCGGCGTGATGGCACGCGAGGCGGAACGCGCGCAGGGCCAGCCCTTCCCTTCGCTTTCCAGTCCCACGCTGCTGTTCGCGGGGCTCGCCGCGATGCATTGCCTGGCATCCGCGGACCTGGAGCGGTCGCGGGCCATGCTGGAGGAACTGGTGGAGCGGAACCCGCGCCAGCCCGCGGCCCATGCCTGGTTGTCCCATTGGCACCTGCTGCAACTGCGGCTGGGATTGGCGGAAGACGCACAGGAGCACACGGCAATGGCGCGCTCGCATGCCACCGCCGCCCTCCAGGCCGACGGATACGCGCCGCTGGCCCTGTGCATGGACGGGCAGGTGAAACTGCGGCTGCTGCGGGACCCCGATGGCGCGGCCACCCGTTACGCGCAGGTGCTGCGCGCCCGCGCCGACGACTCCCTGGGACTGCTGTTGCAGGCGGAGCTGCACGCCTTTCGCGACGAGGGCGCTGCCGCGCACCGCACCGCGCAGCGGGCGCTGGCGTTGTGCATGCTCGCGCCCTTGCGCTACTGGTACGAGCAGGTCGCGGGCCTGGCGGCGCTGGTGGCGGGAGACCTCCCGCAGGCGCTGCTGCTGTCGGAAAGCGCAGTGGCGCGCCAACCGGAATTCGCGGCGGCGCACGTCCAGTTGGTGGCGGCGCAAGCGGCTGCGGGCCAGCATGCCGGCGCGAAGGCCAGCCTGCAGCGGCTGCTGCGTGTCCGCCCCGATTTCACGCTGGCTCGCATGCAGGCCGATTGCCCGGCTTGCGACACGGTGTTGCGCCGTGTCTCGGAGTACCTGGCACAGGTGGGCGCGCCGCCCGGCTGA
- a CDS encoding MBL fold metallo-hydrolase, with protein sequence MSAPLLHGMRVFERGWLSSNNILFLGDRGTALVDSGYATHSQQTLALVRDALQGRNLDVLVNTHLHSDHCGGNADLQTGFPELRTWVPATQAGAVSRWDTVALSYATTGQSCERFSFTDMLRPGSELQLGDHLWQVHAAPGHDPHSLVLFEPCSRTLLSADALWESGFGVVFPELEGEHAFDAVAATLDLIEALQPAVVVPGHGSVFSDVGLALGRARSRLAAYLAQPERHASHGAKVLLKFKLLELQSVPRAELLQWALATRYFGMVRARWFSSMSAEAWFDALVSDLERSGVALREGEYIANR encoded by the coding sequence ATGTCCGCGCCGCTGTTGCATGGGATGCGTGTTTTCGAGCGTGGCTGGCTGTCGTCGAACAACATCCTGTTCCTTGGCGATCGCGGCACAGCGCTGGTCGACAGCGGCTATGCGACGCATTCGCAGCAAACACTGGCTTTGGTGCGCGATGCGCTTCAAGGGAGGAATCTCGACGTCCTGGTGAACACTCACCTGCACAGCGACCACTGCGGCGGCAATGCGGATTTGCAGACGGGGTTCCCCGAGCTCCGGACCTGGGTTCCCGCGACGCAAGCCGGCGCTGTGAGCCGATGGGACACGGTGGCTCTCAGCTATGCGACCACCGGGCAGTCGTGCGAGCGGTTCAGCTTCACGGACATGCTGCGGCCCGGCTCCGAATTGCAGCTGGGTGACCACCTGTGGCAAGTCCACGCGGCTCCAGGGCATGACCCGCATTCACTTGTGCTGTTCGAGCCCTGCTCGCGCACCCTGCTGTCGGCCGACGCACTCTGGGAAAGCGGATTCGGCGTGGTGTTCCCCGAACTGGAGGGCGAGCATGCGTTCGATGCAGTCGCGGCGACGCTGGACCTGATCGAGGCCCTGCAACCGGCCGTTGTGGTGCCTGGGCATGGCAGCGTGTTCTCGGACGTCGGGTTGGCGCTGGGCCGCGCACGCAGCCGGCTTGCAGCCTACCTGGCGCAACCCGAGCGGCATGCCTCGCACGGCGCCAAAGTGCTGCTGAAGTTCAAGTTGCTGGAATTGCAGAGCGTGCCACGCGCCGAGCTGCTGCAGTGGGCGCTCGCAACGCGCTATTTCGGGATGGTTCGGGCGCGCTGGTTCTCGTCGATGTCCGCGGAAGCCTGGTTTGATGCGCTCGTTTCCGATCTCGAGCGATCCGGCGTCGCCTTGCGCGAAGGCGAGTACATCGCGAATCGCTAA
- a CDS encoding esterase/lipase family protein, with protein MPRSSELARLSRATGALQLAVLIGWLLWWAPRSTVTAVAGALVLLAIGPVTLAVEFVLLVLVQRGDPGIPKPTLRELARSWAGETREMYRVFYWRQPLRWRDPPDLLPQDAQGRQGVVFIHGFVCNRGFWAPWLRRLRARGQPCIAINLEPVFAPIGDYTPLVEDAVRRITACTGRPPILVCHSMGGIVARSWLRDMRAGERIARLVTLCSPHHGTWLGRFSRRPNGLQMRLQSTWLRQLEADEAALPQPPRTCWYTNCDNIVFPASTASLPGADNRLVRGFAHVQMAFTPAVMDAVLDALSAGDPVPSR; from the coding sequence ATGCCGCGCAGCTCCGAACTCGCACGACTTTCCCGCGCCACCGGCGCGCTGCAACTGGCAGTCCTGATTGGCTGGCTCCTCTGGTGGGCGCCGCGTTCGACGGTGACAGCAGTGGCCGGTGCACTGGTCCTGCTGGCCATCGGTCCGGTGACGCTTGCAGTCGAATTCGTCCTGCTGGTGCTCGTGCAGCGCGGCGACCCCGGCATTCCCAAGCCGACCCTGCGCGAACTGGCACGGTCCTGGGCCGGCGAAACGCGCGAGATGTACCGCGTCTTCTACTGGCGCCAGCCGCTGCGATGGCGCGACCCGCCGGACCTGCTGCCCCAGGACGCGCAAGGTCGACAAGGCGTAGTCTTCATCCACGGCTTCGTCTGCAACCGGGGCTTCTGGGCGCCGTGGCTTCGGCGACTGCGCGCGCGCGGCCAGCCCTGCATCGCGATCAACCTGGAGCCGGTCTTCGCGCCGATCGGCGACTACACGCCGCTGGTGGAGGACGCGGTGCGGCGCATCACGGCCTGCACCGGCCGGCCGCCCATCCTCGTCTGCCACAGCATGGGCGGCATCGTCGCTCGTTCGTGGCTGCGCGACATGCGCGCGGGCGAGCGCATCGCGCGCCTGGTCACCTTGTGCAGTCCGCACCATGGTACCTGGCTGGGACGCTTCAGCCGCCGGCCGAACGGGCTCCAGATGCGGCTGCAAAGCACGTGGCTGCGGCAACTGGAGGCGGACGAAGCGGCGCTGCCGCAGCCGCCGCGGACCTGCTGGTACACCAACTGCGACAACATCGTCTTCCCGGCTTCCACGGCGTCGCTCCCGGGCGCGGACAACCGGCTGGTTCGCGGCTTTGCCCATGTGCAGATGGCCTTCACTCCCGCCGTGATGGACGCGGTTCTGGATGCGCTTAGCGCAGGCGACCCCGTGCCGTCCAGGTGA
- a CDS encoding Crp/Fnr family transcriptional regulator, translated as MNVSRNAADQERLISNLEPSIGRLAARGILRSYRKNTIILNEGEPGDSLFVLLQGQVKVYATDENGREITFGFIVAGDYFGEMSLDGGPRSASVMSIEPVLCALVPRQAVQQHLDDEPGFAIKLVTQVIRRARNATETARQMALLDVYGRVIHTLESQQGPAGLQSPVELTQITHQQIASRVGASREMVSRLLKDLEKGGYVELGVKRITLKKKLPARW; from the coding sequence ATGAACGTGTCCAGGAACGCCGCCGACCAGGAGCGGCTCATCTCCAATCTGGAGCCATCCATCGGCCGGCTGGCTGCCCGCGGCATCCTGCGCAGTTACCGCAAGAACACGATCATCCTCAACGAAGGCGAACCGGGCGACTCGCTCTTCGTCCTCCTGCAAGGCCAGGTCAAGGTCTACGCCACCGACGAAAACGGCCGCGAAATCACCTTTGGCTTCATCGTCGCCGGCGACTATTTCGGCGAGATGTCCCTCGATGGCGGCCCGCGCTCGGCCTCCGTCATGTCCATCGAGCCGGTGCTGTGCGCGCTGGTGCCGCGCCAGGCCGTGCAGCAGCACCTGGACGACGAACCGGGCTTCGCGATCAAGCTGGTGACGCAAGTGATCCGGCGCGCGCGCAACGCCACCGAGACGGCGCGGCAGATGGCGCTGCTGGACGTCTACGGGCGCGTGATCCACACGCTCGAAAGCCAGCAGGGCCCCGCTGGCCTGCAGTCGCCGGTGGAGCTGACGCAGATCACCCACCAGCAGATCGCCAGCCGCGTCGGCGCCTCGCGTGAAATGGTCAGCCGCCTGCTGAAGGATCTCGAAAAGGGCGGCTACGTGGAACTGGGCGTGAAGCGCATCACGCTCAAGAAGAAGCTTCCGGCTCGCTGGTAG
- a CDS encoding helix-turn-helix transcriptional regulator, with the protein MNEFADASSEAGLGHPLQGAEVGGALTLLVDELAHGVVVSSAEGRVLHANQAARHELSRRDVLAVHQGHLQAHDPKQSRLLLQALAKGGTGLRSMIALRNPSGWSLSVAVVPLRAESSAQGAMLGLFLSRSAVCDSLMLCFFARTHGLTNSEEQVLAILCQGFSAPEVAAQLHVAVSTVRSHVRSMCAKTHSNGVRALVGLVAVLPPLGSSLHHPVH; encoded by the coding sequence ATGAACGAATTCGCTGATGCAAGCAGCGAGGCCGGACTCGGCCATCCGCTCCAGGGCGCGGAAGTCGGCGGCGCGTTGACGCTGCTGGTCGACGAACTGGCGCATGGCGTCGTCGTCTCCTCGGCCGAAGGCCGCGTCCTCCATGCCAACCAGGCTGCGCGGCACGAGCTCTCCAGGCGCGACGTGCTCGCCGTTCACCAGGGCCACCTGCAGGCCCACGACCCCAAGCAATCCCGGCTGCTGCTCCAGGCCCTGGCCAAGGGCGGCACCGGACTGCGCAGCATGATCGCGCTGCGCAATCCATCGGGCTGGTCTCTCAGCGTGGCTGTCGTTCCCCTGCGTGCCGAGTCGTCCGCGCAGGGCGCCATGCTGGGCCTGTTCCTGTCCCGCAGCGCCGTGTGCGACTCGCTCATGCTGTGCTTCTTCGCGCGTACCCACGGCCTCACGAACAGCGAGGAGCAGGTGCTGGCCATCCTGTGCCAGGGCTTTTCCGCCCCGGAGGTCGCCGCGCAGCTGCATGTCGCTGTCTCCACCGTCCGCAGCCACGTGCGCAGCATGTGCGCCAAGACCCACTCCAACGGCGTGAGGGCGCTGGTGGGGCTGGTCGCCGTGCTGCCGCCGCTCGGGAGCTCGCTGCACCATCCCGTGCACTAG
- the lnt gene encoding apolipoprotein N-acyltransferase → MIRRLASSAFLGLALLAGLAQAFSIASPWNGQPQWWLQLLSLAVLAGLVQRQATPWRAAFAGWLFAIAWLAGTFWWLFISMHVYGGLPSVLAALAVLALAAFLGLYYAATCGVTRWLAPSGGWRATVVFAACWLGAALMRATWFTGFPWGEGGYAHVDGPLAFLAPWIGVHGITAIAAGLAALLSLLVRGEARASLRHWVAVAVAAGLLAACNVIAPRMAAPAPDTPALRVALLQGNIPQDEKFETGTGVPLALGWYAEAVASAPAQLVVTPETAVPLLPEQLPDGYLDQLKASLAANGRAALVGIPLGNFEQGYTNSVIGLKPGVPEAERYRYDKHHLVPFGEFIPPFFKWFTRMMNIPLGDFNRGEVGQPSFEWQGERLAPNICYEDLFGEELGARFRDEAHSPTIFVNASNIGWFGNTIAIDQHLQISRMRALEFARPMIRATNTGATVIIDSAGNVTHALPRHTRGVLLGEVHGGRALTPYAWWIARLGLWPLWALALGIPALAWALRRR, encoded by the coding sequence TTGATCCGCCGCCTGGCCAGTTCCGCCTTCCTGGGGCTCGCCTTGCTGGCTGGCCTCGCCCAGGCCTTTTCCATCGCCTCGCCCTGGAACGGGCAGCCGCAGTGGTGGCTGCAACTGCTTTCGCTCGCCGTGCTGGCCGGCCTCGTGCAGCGCCAGGCGACGCCTTGGCGCGCGGCGTTCGCCGGCTGGCTGTTCGCCATCGCCTGGCTGGCCGGCACCTTCTGGTGGCTGTTCATCTCCATGCACGTGTACGGCGGGCTGCCGTCCGTGCTGGCCGCCTTGGCGGTGCTCGCGCTGGCGGCTTTCCTCGGACTTTATTACGCCGCGACCTGTGGCGTGACGCGCTGGCTGGCGCCGTCCGGCGGCTGGCGCGCCACGGTGGTGTTTGCCGCCTGCTGGCTGGGCGCCGCGCTGATGCGCGCCACCTGGTTCACCGGTTTCCCATGGGGCGAGGGCGGCTACGCGCACGTGGACGGGCCGCTGGCCTTCCTGGCGCCGTGGATCGGCGTGCATGGCATCACGGCCATCGCGGCAGGGCTCGCCGCATTGCTGTCGCTACTGGTGCGCGGCGAGGCTCGCGCCTCCTTGCGGCATTGGGTTGCCGTCGCCGTGGCCGCCGGCCTGCTGGCGGCCTGTAACGTGATCGCTCCGCGCATGGCCGCGCCGGCGCCAGACACGCCCGCGCTGCGCGTCGCCCTGCTGCAGGGGAACATCCCGCAGGACGAAAAATTCGAGACCGGCACCGGCGTGCCGCTGGCCCTGGGCTGGTACGCGGAAGCGGTGGCTTCGGCGCCGGCGCAACTGGTAGTCACGCCGGAAACGGCTGTTCCACTGTTGCCGGAGCAGCTGCCGGACGGCTACCTGGACCAGCTGAAGGCCAGCCTGGCCGCCAACGGCCGCGCGGCGCTGGTCGGCATCCCGCTCGGCAACTTCGAGCAGGGCTACACCAACTCGGTGATCGGGCTGAAGCCGGGCGTTCCGGAGGCGGAGCGTTACCGCTACGACAAGCACCACCTGGTGCCCTTCGGCGAGTTCATCCCGCCTTTCTTCAAGTGGTTCACGCGGATGATGAACATCCCGCTGGGCGACTTCAACCGCGGCGAGGTCGGGCAGCCCTCGTTCGAGTGGCAAGGCGAGCGGCTCGCGCCCAACATCTGCTACGAAGACTTGTTCGGAGAGGAGCTCGGCGCGCGCTTCCGCGACGAGGCGCACTCGCCCACCATCTTCGTCAACGCCAGCAACATCGGCTGGTTCGGCAACACCATCGCCATCGACCAGCACCTGCAGATCAGCCGGATGCGGGCGCTGGAATTCGCCCGGCCGATGATCCGGGCCACCAACACGGGCGCCACGGTCATCATCGACAGCGCCGGCAACGTGACCCACGCCTTGCCGCGCCACACCCGCGGGGTGCTGCTGGGCGAGGTCCATGGCGGCCGCGCGCTGACGCCCTACGCCTGGTGGATCGCCCGCCTCGGCCTGTGGCCCTTGTGGGCGCTGGCGCTCGGCATCCCAGCGCTGGCCTGGGCCCTGCGCCGGCGCTGA
- a CDS encoding GNAT family N-acetyltransferase, with product MAEPKHKPRSGRIVPIRALGAGHRERIAQHLLDLEPDDRYLRFGYAATDEQIRRYVDGLDFERDEVFGIFNRKLELIAIAHLAFIPDPDGAPGAEFGVSVAKKARGRGYGARLFDRAVMNARNEGVELMFIHALSENTAMIKIARNAGATIERAGSETEAYLRLPPATLDSRVTEMLEARIAETDYGLKKQARKFLQFLSNLQEIRAGAIGARGKSGR from the coding sequence ATGGCCGAACCGAAACACAAACCCCGTTCCGGGCGGATCGTGCCGATCCGCGCCCTGGGCGCCGGCCACCGGGAGCGCATCGCCCAGCACCTGCTGGATCTCGAGCCGGACGACCGCTACCTCCGTTTCGGCTACGCCGCGACCGATGAACAGATCCGCCGCTACGTCGACGGCCTCGACTTCGAGCGCGACGAGGTGTTCGGCATCTTCAACCGCAAGCTGGAACTGATCGCGATTGCCCACCTCGCCTTCATTCCCGACCCGGACGGCGCGCCGGGCGCGGAGTTCGGCGTCTCCGTGGCGAAGAAGGCCCGCGGCCGCGGTTACGGTGCTCGCCTGTTCGACCGCGCCGTCATGAACGCGCGCAACGAAGGCGTGGAGCTCATGTTCATCCACGCGCTGTCCGAGAACACGGCGATGATCAAGATTGCGCGCAATGCCGGCGCCACGATCGAGCGCGCCGGCAGCGAGACCGAGGCCTATCTGCGCTTGCCTCCCGCCACCCTGGACAGCCGGGTGACCGAGATGCTGGAAGCGCGCATCGCCGAAACCGACTACGGCCTGAAGAAACAGGCGCGCAAGTTCCTGCAGTTCCTGTCCAACCTGCAGGAAATCCGCGCCGGCGCGATCGGCGCGCGCGGCAAATCGGGCCGCTGA
- a CDS encoding transporter associated domain-containing protein, translating to MSDPHPTRPAHDKQDKQDKRTFLQKVAEFIHPGPDSTEELIETLADAEDNEVIGPESRVMLEGVIRMAELTAGDVMVAAPRMDLVDIDAPYEDILNLVIHTAHSRFPVYERDRENIIGILMAKDLLKLQRSPGFNPRQLLRPASFVPESKGLNDLLREFRGNRNHLAIVIDEFGRVAGLITIEDVLEQIVGEIEDEFDIVTDEGDIFGLADRTFRVSGDTSIDRVNEAFNVSIVPTDGERAFDTIGGLIAHEMGHVPKRGEALDLAGLRFVVLHTKGGAVRWFKVSPAEPATGGKPA from the coding sequence GTGTCAGACCCTCACCCTACGCGGCCTGCGCACGACAAGCAGGACAAGCAGGACAAGCGCACCTTCCTGCAAAAGGTCGCCGAGTTCATCCACCCGGGCCCGGACTCCACCGAGGAACTGATCGAAACGCTGGCGGACGCCGAGGACAACGAGGTCATCGGCCCGGAGTCGCGCGTCATGCTCGAAGGCGTGATCCGGATGGCCGAGCTCACCGCCGGCGACGTCATGGTGGCAGCGCCGCGGATGGACCTGGTGGACATCGATGCGCCTTACGAGGACATCCTCAACCTCGTCATCCATACGGCGCATTCGCGCTTCCCGGTCTACGAGCGCGACCGCGAGAACATCATCGGCATCCTGATGGCCAAGGACCTGCTGAAGCTGCAGCGGTCGCCGGGTTTCAATCCGCGCCAACTGCTGCGGCCGGCGTCTTTCGTGCCGGAGAGCAAGGGCCTCAACGACCTGTTGCGGGAATTCCGCGGCAACCGCAACCACCTGGCCATCGTCATCGATGAATTCGGCCGCGTGGCGGGCCTCATCACCATCGAGGACGTGCTGGAGCAGATCGTCGGCGAGATCGAGGACGAGTTCGACATCGTCACCGACGAGGGCGACATCTTCGGCCTGGCCGATCGCACGTTCCGTGTGAGCGGAGACACCTCCATCGACCGCGTCAACGAGGCCTTCAACGTCAGCATCGTGCCCACCGACGGCGAGCGCGCGTTCGACACCATCGGCGGCCTGATCGCCCACGAGATGGGCCACGTGCCCAAGCGCGGGGAAGCCCTGGACCTCGCCGGACTGCGCTTCGTCGTGCTGCACACCAAGGGCGGCGCCGTGCGCTGGTTCAAGGTGAGCCCGGCCGAGCCAGCCACTGGCGGCAAGCCGGCTTGA
- a CDS encoding AMP-binding protein, translating to MEHKPWLKNYPPGVPHDVEPRQYTSLTHLLEESFRKHAARPVSVCFERWMTYRELDEWSRALGAWLQSRGLEPGARVAIMLPNIPQFPVAMAAVLRAGYTCVNVNPLYTPRELEHQLKDSGASAIILLENFGKTLSEVIGRTPVRHVVLTGMGDLLGGLYGHWMTFAVRHLAKMVPAFRLPLEDGRTLTPLAAALHEGGRLQLKPSAQTLESVAFLQYTGGTTGVSKGAVLTHGNIVSAILQAEAWFTPALKRVGDVSRANVVAALPLYHVFALGLCLLAMRWGAHMTLVPNPRDVGRFVEVLKRRPFHILPAVNTLFNALLQHPQFRSIDFSQLAVSQAGGMAATPGTARQWRLATGCVMVEGWGMSETCAIGTNNPVDSADFSGTIGLPLPGIEIAIKDDAGRSLAVGQAGEICIRGPNVMAGYYCQPEENARAFTADGFLRTGDVGIMDDGGRTRIVDRKKDMILVSGFNVYPTELENVISTCPGVVECAAVGVADEKQGEAIKVFVVKNDPTLSEESVASHCRQHLTGYKLPKYIEFRDELPKSNVGKVLRRELRASA from the coding sequence ATGGAGCACAAGCCCTGGCTGAAGAACTACCCTCCCGGTGTCCCGCACGACGTGGAGCCGCGACAGTACACGTCACTTACACATTTGCTGGAGGAGTCGTTTCGCAAGCATGCGGCGCGGCCCGTGAGCGTGTGTTTCGAAAGGTGGATGACCTATCGGGAGCTGGATGAGTGGTCGCGAGCGCTGGGTGCCTGGCTGCAGTCGCGCGGGCTCGAGCCGGGTGCGCGCGTGGCCATCATGCTGCCGAACATCCCGCAGTTCCCGGTGGCGATGGCGGCCGTGCTGCGAGCGGGCTACACATGTGTCAACGTCAATCCCCTGTACACCCCGCGCGAGCTGGAGCACCAGCTGAAGGATTCGGGCGCGTCGGCGATCATCCTCCTCGAGAACTTCGGCAAGACGCTGTCGGAAGTGATCGGCCGCACGCCGGTCCGCCACGTGGTGCTCACGGGCATGGGCGACCTGCTGGGCGGCCTGTACGGCCATTGGATGACGTTTGCGGTCCGGCACTTGGCGAAAATGGTGCCGGCCTTCCGGTTGCCGTTGGAGGATGGGCGCACGCTGACGCCGCTTGCCGCGGCGTTGCACGAGGGCGGGCGCCTGCAGCTGAAGCCTTCGGCACAGACGCTGGAATCGGTGGCCTTCCTGCAGTACACCGGCGGGACGACCGGAGTCTCGAAAGGCGCGGTGCTGACGCACGGCAACATCGTGTCCGCGATCCTGCAGGCCGAAGCTTGGTTCACGCCGGCGCTGAAGCGCGTTGGTGACGTCAGCCGCGCCAACGTCGTGGCGGCTCTTCCCCTGTACCACGTGTTCGCGCTGGGCCTTTGCCTGCTTGCCATGCGCTGGGGAGCGCACATGACGCTGGTCCCCAACCCGCGCGACGTCGGGCGGTTCGTCGAAGTGTTGAAGAGGCGGCCGTTCCATATCCTGCCGGCGGTGAACACGCTGTTCAATGCGTTGCTCCAGCATCCGCAATTCCGCAGCATCGATTTCTCGCAGCTTGCGGTATCCCAGGCGGGCGGCATGGCAGCCACTCCGGGAACGGCACGGCAATGGCGGCTGGCCACGGGCTGCGTGATGGTGGAGGGCTGGGGCATGAGCGAGACGTGCGCGATCGGCACGAACAACCCGGTCGACAGCGCCGATTTCTCCGGCACGATCGGGCTGCCGCTGCCCGGAATCGAGATCGCGATCAAGGACGATGCGGGACGCTCGCTGGCCGTCGGCCAAGCGGGCGAGATCTGCATTCGTGGACCCAACGTGATGGCCGGCTACTACTGCCAGCCGGAGGAAAATGCCAGGGCCTTCACCGCCGACGGCTTTCTGCGCACCGGCGATGTCGGCATCATGGACGACGGCGGCCGTACCCGCATCGTCGATCGCAAGAAGGACATGATCCTGGTGAGTGGCTTCAACGTCTATCCGACCGAGCTCGAGAACGTCATCTCCACCTGTCCGGGCGTCGTAGAGTGCGCTGCCGTTGGCGTGGCCGACGAGAAGCAGGGCGAAGCGATCAAGGTGTTCGTCGTCAAGAACGATCCCACGCTTTCCGAGGAGAGTGTGGCAAGCCATTGCCGGCAGCACCTGACCGGCTACAAGCTGCCGAAGTACATCGAGTTCCGCGACGAGCTGCCCAAGAGCAATGTTGGCAAGGTCCTGCGGCGTGAGCTGCGGGCGTCGGCCTGA